The Triplophysa rosa linkage group LG15, Trosa_1v2, whole genome shotgun sequence genomic sequence AGGTACAtcccttattcttttattaaTAACTAAACAGCTAAACAGGAATGTCCATCCATCGTCTATATACTTATCACTGTTGGTGTTATAAGGAGTGCTGAGGCCGACCTGGTGTTTTCAGGCATAGACAGTGAAGCATCCTGAACAGGTGGTCAGTCCATCACggataaaatgaataatttgcACAATCATTCAAAAGAGTTTATAAATCACTACCCAGTTTTATTATATCAAAAAGAACATTTCAGACACACTGCAAAACATTTCCTtacgtttcatttttaaaaaaataacgtgAGTTTGGAAAGACATTAAAGTAAACAATgacacagtttttttatttgtataaactgttcctttaaaatgtacagaacaataatgaaatgaaattattttaagcTAATTTAATTTTTGGCCAGGAAGACATGCAACTTTATCTTTCACACCATAATAAACCCATTTAAAACATTGAGACAACACTAAATTGATTCTGTACTGTAGATGGCAGAAGAGTAGCTATTATTTTTAGCATTTGTAGAAACATGCACCCACTCTGAAAtcagatattattattatatttccaGGAGCcaatgactttgtttcttttaaTCATTGCAGAAATCATCCCGCAAGAAGATTTGCGTCTTGATCGGTGTTGCAATCGTGGTTGCCATCATTATTGGTTTGATTATCTGGGCTTCCATCAAATCTTGAGAACTCCAACTAACATCTCACTGAATCTCCACTTGAAAGAGTACTGGAGGTTTTCTACCAAGTAAAGCCAAGATTTGTTTTCTAACTGTTGTTACAAGAATGTTCCGGGTACAATACAAGATAATCTGTAGCATGCCATCCGGTATTTTAGAAAATGACTTTTTGTAAAGTTATGGCACCGAATGAGCGCCCCCATTTCCAGATATCTAAGAAGTGTCTGAtattaagaattttttttaaatgccaagaGAACATTTGTCCAAATTCTGAGGAtgataaaatgtaacaaatttagTTTATTAAGTTTTGGTTAATCTATGTTTTAATGAGTTCCACTATAAAATGTGGGGGAAAAAAGTGAGCCTAAACTTTTAAACAGTACTGTATCATTTGAGTATTCTGTCAGCATAACAACTATATTCTTGTAATGTCTGTCGGTAAAGAATGATTCTTATAAAActatattacaaaaaaatatggtTACAAAGTGCCACAGATGCTGTTGAGATCTATCTTGTATTTGACCTGGAACATTCGTTTGAATTTGTCATATTTCAGTTACTGTAAACATATTACTCGCATATTATTCCTGACAGTAAAATGGATTAAATCAGATAGTAGgttgaaaatgatttttaacaGTATAATGTTGCTGCTATAACGGTGTGTAAGAACGCACACGTTTCAAACTGCTTGAATAAGAGCAGCTCTCAGACACAGATGATAAAGTTTTGatgatgtattattttaaaacagaaaatagtaACATTAAAAAACGAGAAGTAATGCCTGGGTTGTGTAGTTTTAGCTAGATTTAGGtacaatatgtaaatatttatatatattgcACTATATTTCTACAAATTTAACACTTTAactaatgaaaataaacaaagcaacagGCAATGtcttgaatgtattttttaatatctctaatttaattttaaaatgtgatcGTGCTACATGAAACTATCCTATAAAGCAAAGCAAACTTTCACATGGCCGTGAGAATATAAAGCTACAGCTGAGAATGTTTAGATGAAATCATAATTCTGTAAGGGTCAGTCTTTGTGCtggtattttaaaatgttgtgtgCTTAATTTAATACTGTAATTATAGGTTATCTATTAAATTGTACCTATATTAGACATTTTAGTGCCATTAACTGAGTCTGTTCATATTTTTGATAATACTCAGTTTGTCATCCTTCATATGTCATGTGTATATCATACTTGATATGCTGTTGCCAAAGAACATGGTTAATAACTTTTTATTAGAGATGTTAACCGCTAGATGGAGACATACTCATATATACTGGAGCAATGAACGTGCGTTATTTTATTTGTGATGTTCCTTAAAATCTGTAACTTCATTGAACCAAAGTTTTGTGAATAATCCATAAAAATCTTTTCCACATTAAATTTAGAACTACTGTGAGGAGGAATAAAGAcaaatgtgttgtttatttGGTTCATGTGTGCTTTTTATGTAATGTGTTCAGGGTGAGAATGCCTTTCTTGGAAGACCATTTATTTGATCTTTTAAGTTATAGGAAAGGCTAATATCTGTTAGTTTGATGACGTATTATTTTGAAACATAACAATAAAGAATGTGGAGGTGTGTCTGAAGTTTCGAATGGCAGTGTAGTTTCAGTCGTATACTCCTATCAGACTCAGAAGCACATTATTAAAATCTCATTTATGAGCGTCTCTTGTAAAGGGGAGGGGCCGGCAACATCTATGCATATACAAATCAATAAAACCTTGATTTTATCTTTCACACGCAATCTGACGGACGCAATGCAGCCTGGGGGTCGAATCAAACTGCATTCACTCTGTTGGAAACACCAAAACTACAAGAACAACCATTGGCTTTGTTTATACATCTACTGTGTAATCAAGAAGATTTGTTTGGATGCCTCTCCAAAATATGTCTCTTACAACAGCGAATCAAACTGCTGACTGTCTCGAATATTCCTGtccagaaaaatatttttcttttcctgTCTATGTGTTTCTCTATGTGGCAGCAGCAGCTGTGGTTCTTCTGACCGTGTGTGGAAATCTTCTGGTCATCATCTCCGTCGGTCACTTTAAACAGCTCCACACGCCTGCTAACATCCTGATCCTCTCTCTGGCCGTGTCCGATGTCCTGGTTGGAATTTTTGTAATGCCATTTCATTTGATCTGGCTGATCGAGGCGTGCTGGATTCCAGGGCCGCTTTTCTGCTCTATTTTCAATTTCGTGACTTTTCAAGCGACGAGTGtgtctgttcacactgtggctCTGATAGCAGTTGATCGGTTTTTGGCCTTAAATTATCCTTTTATCTACTCTGAAAAGATCACACCTACTGTTATCTACATAGCGACTTTATTTAACTGGTTGTTTTCAGTCCTTTATAACTTCACTATTCTTTTTATAAATGGGAACTTCACTGATTTCGTGTGTCCGGGGGAATGTCTTTATATTGTGGATGAGGTATCGAGCCTCATTGATCTCCTGGTTGTGTTTCTTTTGCCCTGTACTCTCATTATAATCTTATACTCGCGTGTCTTTGTGATTGCTAAGAAACATGCCACTGCTATAAGAGCTCTTCAGAAACACAGAATCAGCGATTCTATGAAATCAGAGCGGAAAGCTGCGTTAGTGCTGGGAATTCTGGTCTTTGTCTTTTTACTGTGTTTATTGccatattatattttttctttgactAATTTCTTAAGGGATGACTCCTTTTATAATGTTATCAACAGTGTTTTGATTCTGTTTTATCTTAATTCCTCAATCAATCCAGTTATTTATGCCTTGTTCTACCCttggtttaaaaaatgtttaaaactgaTTGTAACCTTTAAAGTGTTTAACACAGATTCCTCACTCATAAATGTGCTCTCTGTGAGTTCTTGATAAGAAACAATGTCTGTTcactttgtttcattttttacctGTTATATATTCCCCTTAATTATAAATAGTAATAAAGcatacagatttattttaaaatttgtatGCTTTGttactaataaaaatattataatcgGCTTCACCAAACTTTTTAGCATTTatcaaaagtcattttttagttTTGAGGTAGGCCTAATTTTTTTCTACAATGGAGAAATTTTCAAAGAACAATATATACCATGATGAGATAGGAgagctttgttttattttgttgtgaaatatttaaaaaatgtgtaggTCACTTTGGGTAAAAAAGCATCTGCCACATACATAAATGTTCATTAAATATTACCTTGATAAATAAATAGGTTTAGagtattctgtatttaattgCCGTGTCTCTAGAAACCTTGTAATACACAGTGTGCCGAATTACAGGTTGTATTGTCAAGACCATCTCTCCACTGTGTGTTCTGTTCAGTCAGTCATATCAGGAGTCCATCTGGCTAATCTAGGGCTCCCTCTGGTGGATATAGGAAAGAGAGGCACTTGTCAAATGTCCACTAGACTCGAAGCTAGTAATACAAATGCAAAATCAGTATTTAAATAATACTTTTAGCAAATAATACTGTTTTAAATACTACTTTGAGCAAAATGGCAAGAACAACTAAGATGTGTGCACAAAACTTCACCATTAACTGACGTTGACATACCAGCAGCCATATATTATGAATAGAAGCACAAGAGGAACTACAGCATCGCAGTGGCCGCTGAATTGTAAATCAGCAGTGCCGCCATATTGGGGAGGGCAACTATCAACATTTACATGTGAAAGGAGAAGCTGCAGTTTTTCAGCATAAATcacattattttttcttaacCGATGTAAATAGTTTATGGTCTACGTGGAGTACAAACTATTTTCAAAATACTTTTAGTGATAATAAATTGTGAAAACTCACGTTTGTCGCGCATTGAAATCGgtttagaaatgtaaacgtATTATTATTCTGTTTTTCCCGACATAACGCAGCTCCGCAGTttagttttatgtgttttagagcagtctgtccctgtccaatatggcggcgccgtTCACAAGCGGCAGCAAAGGGGCAACGCGCTCAATGGGTtttttgactagaagggatacagcatcctccactgggcatgcgcacttcaatactgcataatttttgtcacgctgaaagCAGTTGattgatattttttattattataaggttgggtttagggttggggtaggtgtaggtgtaggcgttagctaatgtaatttattgtaattatatggcgagattttgcaccacttccggccgtagctgtatccctaaTCATGGAGGACAGCGAGCTGGTTTTGCAAAAAGCACACGATGAgttcaacaataaaaaatataagagAGCGGAGGAATTATACACACAGTTCATTGAGTCCTGCACTAAAACGAGGTATTCGTGTGTGTTAGCTGGTAACATTAGCAGCGACTGTATGTCTATGTAATCAAATGACGGTAACTTGTAACAGTGTTGATATAGCCTACAGCTCGCATAATGTGCTTTGTGTGTTTCCAGAGAGTGCAATGCTCATAATTTGGCCATCGCTTATAATAACCGAGGACAGGTGAAGTATCTAAGGGTGGATTTCTGTGAAGCTATGGACGATTACACCTCTGCCATTCAAATCAACAGTCAGTTTGAAGTCCCACTTTATAACAGGGGATTAATACGTTACAGATTGGGTAGGTACAACGTTTAATAGCCGTATTCGTGGATATATTTCTGGATTGTATTCTGGATTTTTTTAATagtatttctttacattttcctAATATTTCTTCAGATTTTGAACGTTTTAGAATAGTTATATACGTCATGTGTTGTATATTTATACACGTTGGAACTACAATAAAAGAATAATCAACAAGAACTCGGCGAGAAAAGCAGAAAAAGTACTACTAAGATTAAGAAATAAAGTAAGATGTCAACCTGTTGTGTTCCACTGGGTGGCGCTGTTTAACACgaaaaaaatctgtttcgtTTACTTGTCCTTTTGGTTGTGTAATTACTTGATCGTATACgtgtatttttgttgtgtttacctTCAAAGGCTTTTTCAAGGAGGCCGAGAGTGACTTTCGGAAAACTCTGGAGGTAAATTCTGATTTTAAAGACGCTAGAGAAAGTTTAAGACGGACGCTACTGGACAGTGAAGAAAAATCAAACAGAGGCTACTGATGCACCTCTTATTTGGACGTCTTTACTAACCTTGCAGTTAATGTGTACATACTAAGTTATTTTGTGATTTGCACTGTATGGTTGTGTAGTTTGAAGTTGAACATTAAAATGACCGTTAAATGTGTTATTCTATCTGTAAAACATGAATACTATGAATGTTACAAAACACTGTCATGATGTGCTGAGCAGTCATTTGTCATTTCGTGTAATAATTATATTTcttaatgattttttatttatttatttgttttagcctAATTGTAAATCACATGCTTGCTTGCAGACCTCTCAAAAACTTTTTACTTAAAACCACATTTTATATTACAGtatagaaattatattttgttttaacgaAGAGCCATTATGATTATTTTGCATTGTGAAACTATTTGCATAAATTTGCTAAATTCTCTTAATCAACTCTGTTCTTTTAAGATAAAGAAATAAACTCTCTATTCCACAAGTGTATATGGTGAATTTCTCTCTATAAATAATGCATCTTGTTAGTTAACTC encodes the following:
- the taar14a gene encoding trace amine associated receptor 14a, coding for MPLQNMSLTTANQTADCLEYSCPEKYFSFPVYVFLYVAAAAVVLLTVCGNLLVIISVGHFKQLHTPANILILSLAVSDVLVGIFVMPFHLIWLIEACWIPGPLFCSIFNFVTFQATSVSVHTVALIAVDRFLALNYPFIYSEKITPTVIYIATLFNWLFSVLYNFTILFINGNFTDFVCPGECLYIVDEVSSLIDLLVVFLLPCTLIIILYSRVFVIAKKHATAIRALQKHRISDSMKSERKAALVLGILVFVFLLCLLPYYIFSLTNFLRDDSFYNVINSVLILFYLNSSINPVIYALFYPWFKKCLKLIVTFKVFNTDSSLINVLSVSS
- the ttc32 gene encoding tetratricopeptide repeat protein 32 — translated: MEDSELVLQKAHDEFNNKKYKRAEELYTQFIESCTKTRECNAHNLAIAYNNRGQVKYLRVDFCEAMDDYTSAIQINSQFEVPLYNRGLIRYRLGFFKEAESDFRKTLEVNSDFKDARESLRRTLLDSEEKSNRGY